A region of the Bacillus sp. NP247 genome:
ATAGGAAGGGAGGTGTTTTAATGGATTGTATGAAAGAATTGATTACATATAGTTACACGCTTATATATAAAGTTGGAGAGTATACGGGCATGGTTCGAGATGAAGAATTAAAGGATATATTACAACACCATTTACCATATATGTTGCAAGCATATAATGAGCAAGTGAATTTTCAAGAAGGAGAAAATGTACAACATATCACTTGTGAACAAATATGGCCTGGTTTTCCTGAAATAGATAGGAGAATAGATAATGAATATACAGGGGATATTGGAATTGCAATTTGTTATATTTCACATTTGAAACGATTAGCATTAAAGTTTGCTCAAGTGGCAGTAGAAGTTGCGAACCCGGAGTTTCGTTCTTTTCTGGAAAATTGCTTTGTGAAAATGAATCGTTACGCATATAATGTTTGGCAATATGTTGTGAAAAAGGAATATAAGATTAAACATGTATATGAAAATGAAAATGAGAAGTTTGCGTGAAAAACTAAGGCGAAATGAAAGGCGTCTTAGTTTTTTTATGTCTAATTAGAGGAGGATTAAAGATCGGTTTCGCTATCGGAAAATTTACAAAAGTTTACTGTATCTTTACTATTTTTAAATCTTTCCTTTAAAAATAAAGAGTAATATGGGATTGTACATATTCTATCAAAGGGAGGAAACGCAAATGAACAAATGGGTTAAGTCATTAACTGCTATGGCACTTGCAAGTTCTTTATTAATGGTAGGTTGTAGTAAAGGTGAGGATAAAAAGAAAGAGGATGACACAACTTCGCAGCAAGATGAAAAGAAAGATAAAGAAACAAGCGGAACAGAAAAATCTTCTGATTCAAAAGAAAAGAAATAAAGTGAAACTTTAATCAGTGGGGGTTTTGTCCATCCCCCACCTAACTCCCTCGCGTTCGCCGAATTTTGAGGTGGGAGTCTTACTGCCCGCAAATAGCGGGATAAATAGATAATAGAGCTTCCTCACATATATGAGGGAGCTTTTTTGTTGCGTATTTGTAAGTTTTGCGGAAAAATAGAGAGAAAGAAATAAAAAGGAGAAAGTAAATGAGAGTATGTATATTAGGAGCGACAGGTAGAGTAGGATCACACATTATGAAATTGGCATTAAATGATTCATATGAAGTAACGGTATTAGTTCGTGATTTGAGTAAAGTAGAAATAGGGCATGAAAGGTTACATATTATAGAGGGAAATGTGTTAAACGGAAATGATATAAAGGAAGCGCTGGAAGAATCTGATATTGTAATTAGTGCTCTTGGAACGGATCGGAATGGGACTTTAGCTAAGAGTTTGCCGAATATAATAAAGTGTATGGAAGAAGAGGGGATTAAGAAAATAGTTACAATAGGAACGGCTGGTATTTTACAAGCGCGAACAAACCCAAGTATATATCGTTTCCAATCAAAAGAATCGAAAAGAAAAATGACAACAGCTGCGGAAGAT
Encoded here:
- a CDS encoding spore coat protein → MDCMKELITYSYTLIYKVGEYTGMVRDEELKDILQHHLPYMLQAYNEQVNFQEGENVQHITCEQIWPGFPEIDRRIDNEYTGDIGIAICYISHLKRLALKFAQVAVEVANPEFRSFLENCFVKMNRYAYNVWQYVVKKEYKIKHVYENENEKFA
- a CDS encoding NAD(P)-dependent oxidoreductase, with translation MRVCILGATGRVGSHIMKLALNDSYEVTVLVRDLSKVEIGHERLHIIEGNVLNGNDIKEALEESDIVISALGTDRNGTLAKSLPNIIKCMEEEGIKKIVTIGTAGILQARTNPSIYRFQSKESKRKMTTAAEDHLAAYEALNNSKLCWTVVCPTHLIDGDVTGVYRTEKDMLPTDGSKITVGDTAHFTWSLRNKSLYEKSRVGISY